Proteins from a single region of Mailhella massiliensis:
- the msrA gene encoding peptide-methionine (S)-S-oxide reductase MsrA, translated as MKRALLMLAAAGCLLCSFAGGAVAVTKEAPIMKNDIHAAATIEDQNWRTWNDAPRLREIFYAGGCFWGVEAYFSQIPGVRDVTVGYANGTTERPSYEQVCSGRTGHAETVHVIYDPEVIGLKKLTEHFFKIINPLSSNRQGNDVGSQYRSGIYYTDEADRQLLRAVLDAEQKKYASPIVTELLPLKNYYLAEDYHQDYLVKNPGGYCHIDFSGLSEFGRMVDPADYAKPSDEVLRARLTGEQYMVTQKGHTEHAYSGEYDHLFEPGIYVDIVTGEPLFLSSDKFDSGCGWPSFSRPIEPEVIVEYPDNSYGLRRTEVRSRVGDSHLGHVFNDGPARLGGLRYCINSASLRFIPYEDMEKEGYGKFKSLVTDAAVREK; from the coding sequence ATGAAACGCGCGTTGTTGATGCTGGCTGCGGCCGGCTGCCTGCTGTGTTCCTTTGCCGGTGGGGCCGTTGCCGTTACGAAGGAGGCTCCCATCATGAAAAACGACATACATGCGGCTGCAACGATTGAGGATCAGAACTGGAGAACGTGGAACGATGCGCCGCGCCTGAGGGAAATTTTCTATGCGGGCGGCTGCTTCTGGGGCGTGGAAGCCTATTTTTCCCAGATTCCCGGAGTGCGGGACGTGACGGTGGGCTATGCCAACGGCACGACGGAGCGCCCCTCCTACGAGCAGGTATGCAGCGGCCGGACGGGCCATGCGGAAACCGTTCATGTGATTTATGACCCGGAAGTGATCGGCCTGAAAAAGCTGACCGAACACTTTTTCAAAATCATCAACCCGCTTTCGTCGAACCGGCAGGGAAACGATGTGGGCAGTCAGTACCGGAGCGGCATCTACTATACCGATGAGGCGGATCGTCAACTTCTGCGCGCCGTACTGGATGCAGAGCAGAAAAAGTATGCTTCTCCCATTGTGACGGAGCTGCTCCCCCTGAAGAATTATTACCTGGCGGAAGACTATCATCAGGACTATCTGGTCAAGAATCCGGGAGGCTACTGCCATATCGACTTTTCCGGTCTGTCCGAGTTCGGCCGGATGGTCGATCCTGCCGACTACGCAAAACCTTCGGATGAGGTCCTCCGGGCCAGACTTACCGGGGAACAGTACATGGTCACGCAGAAGGGGCATACCGAACATGCGTATTCGGGCGAGTACGATCATCTCTTTGAGCCCGGCATCTATGTGGATATCGTGACGGGGGAACCGCTGTTCCTTTCTTCCGACAAGTTCGATTCCGGCTGCGGGTGGCCCAGCTTTTCCCGCCCCATTGAACCGGAAGTGATTGTGGAATACCCCGACAACAGCTACGGCCTGAGGCGTACGGAGGTACGCAGCCGCGTGGGCGACAGCCATCTTGGTCATGTCTTCAACGACGGTCCGGCCAGACTGGGCGGTCTGCGTTACTGCATCAACAGCGCTTCTCTGCGCTTCATTCCCTATGAGGATATGGAAAAAGAAGGGTACGGGAAGTTCAAAAGTCTGGTGACGGACGCGGCTGTCCGGGAGAAGTAG
- a CDS encoding metallophosphoesterase, translating to MADYTRNRMFFASSTTFMLAVAGYMSFSLLWHEPVPMVWRMALTALLLLVSQTITGMRLLVTFRPNLPLRLMRAGGFISSAFMVLSWLVLVRDLFLALAFALSLFLPGPVPAVEALFSSLLSVPMELGMALFSFAAAAFGMTRALAVPSVHRVDVTIRGLPKELEGLTIAHLSDLHIGSTFTGEWLEEVVRRTNALEPDFTLITGDLADGTPERIGRFLHPVTKLRARFGVAVSVGNHDYYSGLRDWVDTWRAWGLTVLVNEHREYQVHGRNVVIAGVTDPCAVLFRSLDPSLGAPDTQKALQGAGEGLRILMAHRPGNAEQNAALGCHLQLSGHTHGGQFFFLFPLVSRMNRGFRSGLYRAGSMPLYVSPGTGMWGYVPMRLGVAAEITLLTLRHAPASSQS from the coding sequence ATGGCCGACTACACGCGCAACCGCATGTTCTTTGCATCAAGCACCACCTTCATGCTGGCCGTGGCCGGCTACATGTCGTTCAGCCTGCTGTGGCACGAACCGGTTCCCATGGTCTGGAGAATGGCGCTCACCGCTCTTCTGCTGCTTGTTTCCCAGACCATCACGGGCATGCGCCTGCTCGTTACGTTCCGGCCGAACCTGCCCCTGCGCCTGATGCGTGCGGGCGGCTTTATTTCCTCCGCGTTCATGGTACTTTCCTGGCTCGTACTTGTACGCGACCTTTTTCTTGCCCTTGCCTTTGCCCTCTCGCTGTTTCTTCCCGGCCCCGTCCCTGCCGTGGAGGCGCTTTTTTCGTCGCTCCTGTCCGTTCCCATGGAACTCGGCATGGCGCTGTTCAGCTTTGCGGCTGCGGCCTTCGGCATGACAAGGGCGCTGGCCGTCCCCTCCGTGCACAGGGTGGACGTAACCATACGCGGCCTTCCGAAAGAGCTTGAAGGACTTACCATCGCACACCTGAGCGACCTGCACATAGGTTCCACCTTCACCGGAGAATGGCTTGAGGAAGTGGTACGCAGAACCAATGCGCTGGAGCCGGATTTCACGCTCATCACCGGCGACCTTGCGGACGGCACCCCCGAACGCATCGGCCGCTTCCTCCACCCCGTTACCAAGCTCCGCGCCCGCTTCGGCGTTGCCGTAAGCGTCGGCAACCACGACTATTATTCCGGCCTGCGCGACTGGGTGGACACCTGGCGCGCATGGGGACTCACCGTACTCGTCAATGAACACCGGGAATATCAGGTTCATGGGAGAAACGTCGTCATCGCCGGGGTAACCGATCCGTGCGCCGTGCTTTTCCGCAGCCTAGATCCCTCCCTCGGCGCGCCCGATACACAAAAGGCGCTTCAGGGCGCAGGGGAAGGCCTGCGCATACTCATGGCCCACCGGCCGGGCAACGCGGAACAGAACGCCGCACTGGGCTGCCACCTTCAGCTTTCCGGCCATACGCACGGAGGGCAGTTCTTTTTCCTCTTTCCCCTTGTTTCCCGTATGAACAGGGGATTCCGCTCCGGCCTTTACCGGGCGGGTTCCATGCCGCTTTACGTCAGCCCCGGCACGGGCATGTGGGGCTATGTGCCCATGCGCCTCGGCGTGGCGGCGGAAATAACCCTTCTTACGCTCAGGCACGCCCCCGCCTCTTCCCAAAGCTGA
- a CDS encoding NUDIX domain-containing protein — translation MNHPRYCPSCGTLVVKYSNPLPTADVIIYDETRGIVLVRRGTPPLGMALPGGFIEEGESAEHAAVREMKEETGLDVELIGLLGVYSWPLRDMRCHTLTTVFVGRAAQPELLQAGDDAADAAFYPLDALPGPLCFDHSRIIGHFRDWLEGRRPLLPCAEDPSLAYGDIAYTRPF, via the coding sequence ATGAATCATCCCCGTTACTGCCCTTCCTGCGGCACGCTCGTCGTCAAATACAGCAATCCCCTGCCTACGGCCGACGTCATCATTTACGATGAAACGCGCGGCATCGTGCTGGTCAGGCGCGGAACGCCCCCTCTCGGCATGGCCCTGCCCGGAGGTTTCATTGAAGAAGGCGAAAGCGCGGAACACGCCGCCGTACGCGAAATGAAGGAAGAAACCGGGCTCGATGTGGAGCTCATCGGTCTTCTCGGCGTTTATTCCTGGCCGCTGCGCGACATGCGCTGCCATACCCTCACCACGGTGTTCGTGGGCCGCGCCGCGCAGCCCGAGCTGCTGCAGGCCGGAGACGACGCGGCAGACGCCGCATTCTATCCGCTGGATGCGCTGCCCGGTCCGCTCTGCTTCGATCACAGCCGCATCATCGGGCATTTCCGCGACTGGCTGGAAGGACGCCGCCCGCTTCTGCCCTGTGCGGAAGATCCTTCCCTCGCCTACGGCGACATTGCCTATACCCGCCCCTTCTAG
- a CDS encoding L-threonylcarbamoyladenylate synthase has protein sequence MTLTRQEAFRRIHMGGLLIYPTETFFGIGCRADDEAAVVRVFRCKRRSLSMPLPVILGSAEQLGLVACPGPELAGDLDILSRFWPGPLTLLLPVVSGLPEALTGGSGRIAARVSSHPAARELALACGFPIVSTSANISGRPAVTSADALDAELVASLNPETDGVFDALPAPGGGEASTIVEPLGHRRLRLLRQGALPASSLEDAGFTF, from the coding sequence GTGACTCTTACCAGGCAGGAAGCATTCCGCCGCATACACATGGGCGGCCTGCTCATTTATCCCACGGAAACCTTTTTCGGCATAGGCTGCCGTGCCGACGACGAAGCGGCCGTCGTGCGCGTGTTCCGGTGCAAGCGCCGTTCCCTGTCCATGCCTCTGCCCGTCATTCTCGGCAGTGCGGAACAGCTCGGCCTTGTGGCCTGCCCCGGCCCCGAGCTTGCCGGAGATCTTGATATCCTCAGCCGCTTCTGGCCCGGCCCCCTCACCCTGCTGCTGCCGGTCGTTTCCGGCCTGCCCGAAGCGCTTACCGGCGGCAGCGGCCGTATCGCCGCCCGCGTAAGCTCGCACCCCGCCGCCCGGGAACTGGCGCTTGCCTGCGGTTTTCCCATCGTATCCACAAGCGCCAACATCAGCGGCAGACCGGCCGTGACCTCCGCAGACGCCCTCGACGCGGAGCTTGTCGCCTCCCTGAACCCGGAAACCGACGGCGTATTCGACGCTCTCCCCGCTCCCGGCGGGGGCGAGGCCAGCACCATTGTGGAACCGCTGGGGCACCGCCGTCTGCGCCTGCTCAGGCAGGGCGCGCTTCCCGCCTCCTCTCTGGAGGACGCAGGCTTTACCTTCTGA
- a CDS encoding 23S rRNA (pseudouridine(1915)-N(3))-methyltransferase RlmH, producing MSLKPLRIMTVGRPHATFWKDAAAHYMERLSRWRRMTETIIRDSDPALPVARRVEEEGKRILAALTPQDIVVCLDEKGRSMTSREFSRFLDGMSTDATRRPCFIVGGPFGLHDSVREKARHLIAFGPQTLPHELARVVLLEQLYRAETLLRNMPYHHD from the coding sequence ATGAGTTTGAAACCTTTGCGAATCATGACGGTCGGCAGGCCGCACGCAACTTTCTGGAAGGATGCTGCGGCCCATTACATGGAACGGCTTTCCCGCTGGAGGCGGATGACGGAAACCATCATCCGCGATTCCGATCCCGCCCTGCCGGTGGCCCGGCGCGTGGAGGAAGAGGGCAAGCGCATCCTTGCGGCGCTTACGCCACAGGATATCGTGGTCTGCCTCGACGAGAAGGGGCGCTCCATGACGTCCAGAGAATTTTCACGCTTTTTGGACGGAATGTCTACCGATGCGACGCGGCGTCCGTGCTTTATCGTGGGCGGCCCCTTCGGTCTGCACGACAGCGTGAGGGAAAAGGCGCGTCACCTCATCGCCTTCGGCCCGCAGACGCTTCCCCACGAACTGGCCCGCGTGGTTCTGCTGGAACAGCTTTACCGGGCGGAAACGCTGCTGCGGAACATGCCGTATCATCATGACTGA
- a CDS encoding chloramphenicol acetyltransferase: MAGYHIMNMATWKRAGHCRLFRHALEPQYCISFELDISHFLPFVRGRGYSFTLALIYAVTRCANLVEEFRYRFVNGEVVLFDQIHTSFTWLDRETELFKFVRADMKDDMAEYVQDAGEKARAQKEYFTGPPDDDVFLFSPMPWISYAHISHTISGRKDCANPLFDWGKYHVREGRTLLPFSVQVHHSFVDGIHLGKLADDLQRFLDAPQ, from the coding sequence ATGGCCGGTTATCACATCATGAACATGGCGACATGGAAGCGTGCCGGGCATTGCCGGCTCTTCCGCCACGCGCTGGAACCGCAGTACTGCATCAGCTTTGAACTGGACATCTCGCATTTTCTGCCCTTTGTCCGCGGCCGGGGCTATTCCTTCACCCTTGCCCTCATCTACGCCGTGACGCGATGCGCCAACCTCGTGGAGGAATTCCGCTACCGTTTTGTGAACGGAGAGGTCGTCCTCTTCGATCAGATTCATACGTCCTTCACCTGGCTGGACAGGGAAACGGAACTTTTCAAGTTCGTCCGGGCCGACATGAAAGACGACATGGCGGAATATGTGCAGGATGCCGGAGAAAAGGCGCGGGCGCAGAAGGAATACTTCACCGGCCCGCCCGATGACGACGTCTTCCTCTTCTCCCCCATGCCGTGGATCTCCTACGCCCACATTTCCCACACCATTTCCGGCAGGAAAGACTGCGCGAATCCGTTGTTCGACTGGGGAAAATACCATGTGAGAGAGGGAAGGACGCTTCTGCCCTTCTCCGTGCAGGTGCATCATTCCTTTGTGGACGGCATCCATCTCGGAAAACTGGCCGACGACCTGCAACGTTTTCTTGACGCGCCGCAGTAG
- a CDS encoding DNA repair protein RecN produces the protein MLEYLRIRGLALIDDMELEFGEGMNALTGETGAGKSFILKAINFVLGDKLATDMVRPGRDKAQVEALFTRKGPEGEEEVVLRRELSAASGRSHFFLNGSLTSQDTVRALRPGLLFHVSQHGQQRLLQPSYQASLIDSFLPDPGIIARKDALIRELRNVAEQRRALLARMDMLSEKRELLEMQQKEIEKVAPEEGEEERLEQARAELKNVEHLRSRYEQGLELMLGGEGAGLAAQLGELERLLHALSQDDESFSPSLEALLNFEEEARELTRRFRTTPSSDCEYDANELEERLYELSQLKRRMRRSIPEILRLRDEITENLSFLDACGLDLHRLEKQERELSKKLHAILEECNALRKDAATRFCLALEKELSGLGFSERVHVEPEATPHEVWPQVEDKVKVICPACVEDRYRLLWAPNPGQHPQPLDKIASGGELSRFLLAVVGVQATGEDATLIFDEVDAGVGGMTLNRVSDRLNELASRRQLLIITHWPQLAARAAQHFHVCKEERGNETFTLCRPLDERARAEELKRMAGKEN, from the coding sequence ATGCTGGAATACCTGCGCATACGCGGCCTTGCCCTGATAGACGACATGGAGCTGGAATTCGGCGAAGGGATGAACGCTCTTACGGGCGAAACCGGCGCAGGGAAAAGCTTCATTCTCAAGGCCATCAACTTCGTTCTCGGGGACAAGCTCGCCACCGACATGGTGCGCCCCGGCCGCGACAAGGCACAGGTAGAGGCTCTGTTCACCCGCAAGGGACCGGAAGGAGAAGAGGAAGTGGTGCTCCGCCGCGAACTTTCCGCCGCTTCCGGCAGAAGTCACTTCTTTCTCAACGGTTCCCTCACCTCGCAGGATACGGTGCGCGCGCTGCGCCCGGGGCTGCTCTTTCACGTCAGTCAACACGGACAGCAGCGCCTGCTTCAGCCCTCGTATCAGGCTTCGCTCATTGATTCCTTTCTGCCCGATCCCGGCATCATCGCCCGCAAGGACGCCCTTATCCGGGAACTCAGAAACGTGGCGGAACAGCGGCGTGCGCTTCTTGCCCGCATGGACATGCTGAGCGAGAAGAGGGAACTTCTGGAAATGCAGCAGAAGGAGATTGAAAAGGTCGCCCCTGAAGAGGGAGAGGAAGAACGCCTGGAACAGGCCCGGGCGGAGCTGAAGAATGTGGAACATCTGCGCAGCCGGTACGAACAGGGGCTGGAACTCATGCTGGGCGGAGAAGGCGCAGGCCTTGCCGCGCAGCTCGGTGAGCTGGAACGCCTGCTGCACGCCCTTTCCCAGGACGATGAAAGCTTTTCCCCCTCGCTGGAAGCGCTGCTCAACTTTGAGGAAGAAGCCCGGGAACTGACGCGCCGTTTCCGCACCACCCCTTCTTCCGACTGCGAGTACGACGCCAACGAGCTGGAAGAACGCCTGTACGAGCTTTCCCAGCTCAAGCGCCGTATGCGCCGGAGCATCCCGGAAATTCTGCGCCTGCGCGATGAAATCACGGAAAACCTTTCCTTTCTCGATGCCTGCGGTCTGGACCTGCACCGTCTGGAAAAGCAGGAACGCGAACTTTCCAAAAAACTTCATGCGATACTTGAAGAATGCAACGCGCTCCGCAAAGACGCCGCCACCCGCTTCTGCCTCGCGCTGGAAAAGGAATTGTCCGGTCTCGGCTTTTCCGAGCGTGTTCATGTGGAACCGGAAGCCACGCCCCACGAGGTATGGCCGCAGGTGGAAGACAAGGTAAAGGTCATCTGTCCCGCCTGTGTGGAAGACCGCTACCGCCTGCTCTGGGCGCCCAACCCGGGGCAGCATCCGCAGCCGCTGGACAAGATCGCCTCGGGCGGCGAACTTTCCCGCTTTCTGCTGGCCGTGGTGGGGGTGCAGGCCACCGGCGAAGACGCCACGCTCATTTTCGATGAAGTCGACGCAGGCGTGGGCGGTATGACGCTGAACCGCGTGTCCGACCGCCTGAACGAACTCGCCTCCCGCCGTCAGCTTCTCATCATCACCCACTGGCCGCAGCTTGCCGCCCGCGCAGCCCAGCATTTCCATGTATGCAAGGAAGAACGCGGCAACGAAACCTTCACCCTCTGCCGCCCGCTGGACGAACGCGCCCGCGCCGAAGAGTTGAAAAGGATGGCCGGAAAGGAAAACTGA
- a CDS encoding pyridoxal phosphate-dependent aminotransferase, whose amino-acid sequence MKRGILLAAYGFGNIRGASALRAVQAAAEARFSLPVRWAFTSETMRMRLASSRTKSDSVIKALKRMRFERYTHVAVQPLHLIPGMEYGAVAAECRAGMEDDGLAVSLGMPLLSGPGDHAIACAAHTLIRHLSPLRAPDEPVIYMAHGSRHECDILYRRLADAVRELDAHIHIACMVGRGLRRAEENALPSDGLDILLPALAQEAPPSRRVWLMPLLSLVGRHTLEDMAGTAPGSWKSRIEAAGYRCQAELRGLADDPAFIDLWLDRLDEALAALDDPALPLPCPPLFPQSNDSDAPEAGIAPTLSVSLPTFKESAMSASVISSAMEQNLSQGSMIRRMFEAGIELRKKYGADAVCDFSLGNPDLAPPAEARRAMSALAARLSEPGILGYMPNGGFAWAREKLAAWLSLQQQTALEARHVMLGCGAAGVMNAFFHTVLEPGDEVLTVAPFFGEYRFYVSNHGGTLRPVPCRAEDFGPDVEALAAAVTPRTRAVIINSPNNPSGAVYTKEDIAALAAMLEEASKRIGRVIYLIADEPYRFLAYDGLEVPAALPLYKHAVVISSFAKNYGMAGERVGYIAINPAMDDADKLMDGLIFSNRVLGFVNPPVVGQYLMAECLGTSTEEALAVYTRRRNRLAAILSDAGYEFTLPKGTFYFFPKAPGGDDKAIVERLTQNLVLAVPSSGFGYPGYFRLSFAVEDAVIERSAEGFRKALKG is encoded by the coding sequence ATGAAACGCGGTATTCTCCTCGCGGCCTACGGTTTCGGCAACATACGCGGGGCGAGCGCCCTGCGCGCCGTGCAGGCTGCTGCGGAGGCACGTTTCTCCCTGCCCGTGCGCTGGGCCTTCACGTCGGAAACCATGCGGATGCGCCTTGCCAGCTCCCGCACCAAATCCGATTCCGTCATCAAGGCGCTGAAGCGTATGCGTTTTGAACGCTACACCCATGTGGCCGTGCAGCCCCTGCACCTTATTCCCGGCATGGAATACGGAGCCGTGGCCGCCGAGTGCCGCGCGGGCATGGAGGATGACGGGCTTGCCGTCAGTCTCGGTATGCCCCTGCTTTCCGGGCCAGGCGATCATGCCATCGCCTGTGCCGCGCACACGCTCATCCGCCATCTTTCCCCGCTCCGCGCCCCCGACGAGCCCGTGATATACATGGCTCACGGCAGCCGTCACGAGTGCGACATCCTTTACCGACGCCTGGCGGACGCCGTGCGGGAACTGGACGCTCATATCCATATCGCCTGCATGGTGGGCCGGGGCCTGCGCCGCGCGGAAGAAAATGCCCTCCCCTCCGACGGGCTCGACATTCTTCTGCCCGCCCTGGCGCAGGAAGCGCCTCCCTCCCGCCGCGTGTGGCTCATGCCCCTGCTTTCCCTTGTGGGGCGTCATACGCTGGAAGATATGGCGGGCACGGCTCCCGGTTCCTGGAAAAGCCGCATTGAAGCCGCCGGATACCGCTGCCAGGCGGAACTGCGCGGTCTTGCCGACGATCCGGCCTTCATCGACCTCTGGCTGGACAGGCTCGATGAAGCCCTTGCCGCGCTGGACGATCCGGCCCTGCCCCTCCCCTGTCCGCCTCTTTTTCCGCAGAGCAACGATTCCGACGCCCCGGAGGCCGGAATCGCCCCCACGCTCTCCGTTTCCCTCCCAACCTTCAAGGAGTCTGCCATGTCCGCTTCCGTTATCAGCTCCGCCATGGAGCAAAACCTTTCCCAGGGTTCCATGATCCGGCGCATGTTCGAGGCCGGCATCGAACTTCGCAAAAAATACGGGGCCGACGCCGTGTGCGACTTCAGCCTCGGCAATCCCGATCTCGCCCCGCCTGCGGAAGCCAGGCGCGCCATGAGCGCCCTTGCCGCCCGCCTTTCCGAGCCGGGCATTCTCGGCTACATGCCCAACGGCGGCTTCGCCTGGGCGCGGGAAAAGCTGGCCGCATGGCTGAGTCTCCAGCAGCAGACCGCCCTTGAGGCAAGGCACGTCATGCTCGGCTGCGGCGCGGCAGGCGTGATGAACGCCTTTTTCCATACCGTGCTGGAACCCGGCGACGAGGTGCTCACCGTCGCGCCCTTCTTCGGCGAATACCGCTTCTATGTGAGCAATCACGGCGGAACGCTGCGGCCCGTGCCCTGCCGGGCGGAAGACTTCGGCCCCGACGTGGAGGCCCTTGCCGCCGCCGTCACGCCGCGCACCCGGGCCGTCATCATCAACTCGCCCAACAACCCTTCCGGCGCGGTGTACACGAAGGAAGACATTGCCGCCCTCGCCGCCATGCTTGAGGAAGCCTCGAAGCGCATCGGGCGCGTCATCTACCTCATTGCCGACGAACCCTACCGCTTCCTTGCCTACGACGGCCTGGAAGTTCCCGCCGCGCTTCCGCTCTACAAGCACGCCGTGGTCATCAGCTCCTTTGCCAAGAATTACGGCATGGCCGGGGAAAGAGTGGGCTACATCGCCATAAATCCCGCCATGGACGATGCGGACAAGCTCATGGACGGCCTTATCTTCTCCAACCGCGTGCTCGGCTTCGTCAACCCGCCCGTGGTGGGCCAGTACCTCATGGCGGAATGCCTCGGCACCTCCACCGAAGAGGCTCTCGCCGTCTATACCCGCCGCCGCAACCGCCTTGCCGCCATTCTGTCCGACGCAGGCTACGAATTCACGCTGCCGAAGGGCACCTTCTACTTCTTCCCCAAGGCCCCGGGCGGCGACGACAAGGCCATTGTGGAACGCCTTACGCAGAACCTCGTTCTTGCCGTGCCGAGTTCCGGCTTCGGCTATCCCGGCTATTTCCGCCTCTCGTTTGCCGTGGAAGACGCCGTCATCGAGCGTTCGGCCGAAGGCTTCCGCAAGGCGCTGAAAGGCTGA
- a CDS encoding DUF523 domain-containing protein, which yields MTELKKPCRYVVSACLAGQCCRYDGRSNLRAEVAALVEAGEAVPVCPEVLGGLPTPRTPSERKGGRVCFATGEDVTEAFAAGAEAALYIAEECGCSAAILKARSPSCGCGRIYDGTFTHTLIDGDGLFAELLRKKGFQLFTEETFSSEQA from the coding sequence TTGACTGAGCTGAAAAAGCCCTGCCGCTATGTGGTGAGCGCCTGCCTTGCGGGCCAGTGCTGCCGTTACGACGGCCGCTCCAACCTGAGGGCGGAAGTGGCCGCGCTTGTGGAAGCGGGAGAGGCCGTACCCGTATGCCCCGAAGTGCTGGGGGGCCTGCCCACGCCGCGTACGCCCAGCGAACGCAAGGGCGGACGGGTCTGCTTCGCCACCGGGGAGGACGTGACGGAAGCCTTTGCCGCCGGAGCGGAAGCCGCGCTCTACATTGCGGAAGAATGCGGCTGTTCGGCCGCCATACTCAAGGCGCGGTCCCCTTCCTGCGGGTGCGGGCGCATTTACGACGGCACCTTCACCCATACCCTTATCGACGGCGACGGCCTCTTCGCCGAACTTCTGCGTAAAAAGGGCTTCCAGCTCTTTACCGAAGAAACCTTTTCCTCGGAACAGGCATGA
- the purM gene encoding phosphoribosylformylglycinamidine cyclo-ligase, translated as MSVSRSDAYTSAGVNINAGNELVARIKDMVASTQTHGVLSDIGGFGGLFRPDITGMQSPVLVSGTDGVGTKLKMASLFNRHDTVGIDLVAMSVNDCLVLGAKPLFFLDYFSCGELDVDLAATVVGGIVEGCRQSGCTLLGGETAEMPGMYARGDYDLAGFCVGIVDGPRIVDGSTISVGDVIIGLASSGLHSNGYSLVRRIYEESGVKGDDIVPGTDRTFADVLLTPTVIYADQVKSIMRDLPIKGMVHITGGGFYDNIPRVLSPSVCANIRFNSWEHPAIFDWIREQGNLTWPEMLQIFNCGIGYIMITDRATADDMLPRFKSMHTEAWEIGTIVRRKEHQEQVEISFD; from the coding sequence ATGAGTGTTTCCCGGTCCGACGCATACACCTCAGCGGGTGTGAACATCAACGCGGGCAACGAACTGGTCGCCCGCATTAAAGACATGGTGGCCAGCACGCAGACCCATGGCGTCCTTTCGGACATAGGCGGCTTCGGCGGCCTGTTCCGTCCCGACATCACGGGTATGCAGTCGCCGGTTCTCGTGTCCGGTACCGATGGCGTCGGCACGAAGCTCAAAATGGCCTCTCTTTTCAACCGGCACGACACCGTAGGCATAGACCTTGTGGCCATGAGCGTGAACGACTGCCTGGTGCTCGGAGCCAAGCCTCTCTTTTTCCTCGACTACTTTTCCTGCGGCGAGCTTGACGTCGACCTTGCCGCCACGGTGGTGGGCGGCATCGTGGAAGGCTGCCGCCAGAGCGGCTGCACGCTTCTCGGCGGAGAAACGGCGGAAATGCCCGGCATGTACGCCAGGGGCGACTACGATCTCGCAGGCTTCTGCGTAGGCATCGTGGACGGCCCCAGGATAGTGGACGGCTCCACCATCAGCGTAGGCGACGTGATCATCGGTCTCGCCTCCTCCGGGCTTCATTCCAACGGCTATTCGCTGGTACGCAGAATCTATGAGGAAAGCGGCGTCAAGGGCGACGACATCGTTCCCGGAACGGACCGCACCTTTGCCGACGTGCTGCTCACGCCCACGGTCATCTATGCCGATCAGGTCAAATCCATCATGCGCGATCTGCCCATCAAGGGCATGGTCCACATCACGGGCGGCGGCTTCTACGACAACATTCCCCGCGTGCTTTCGCCTTCCGTATGTGCGAACATCCGCTTCAACAGCTGGGAACACCCCGCCATTTTCGACTGGATCAGGGAACAGGGGAATCTCACCTGGCCGGAAATGCTCCAGATCTTCAACTGCGGCATAGGCTACATCATGATCACCGACAGGGCCACGGCCGACGACATGCTCCCCCGCTTCAAGTCCATGCACACGGAAGCCTGGGAGATAGGCACCATAGTCCGCCGCAAGGAACATCAGGAACAGGTGGAGATTTCCTTTGACTGA